From a region of the Alnus glutinosa chromosome 1, dhAlnGlut1.1, whole genome shotgun sequence genome:
- the LOC133861168 gene encoding probable aspartic proteinase GIP2 produces MASLFHFLLFCSLLFLISSSITIATTSFRPKALVLPVSKDASTLQYLAQLNQRTPLVPVKLTVDLGGQFLWVDCEQGYVSSTYQPALCGSAQCLLAKATILCQDCPFGPKLGCNNHTCNVYPDNTVIGTATNDELAIDVASIQSTDGSNPGRVVSVPKLAFACGATFILDRLASDVKGMVGLRRTGVSFPSQFSAAFRFRRKFAICLSSSTRSNGVIFFGNGPYVMLPNIDVSKSLIYTPLIFNPVSTASAYQIGDPSLEYFIGVKSIKINGKSVPLNATLLSIDKKGFGGTKISSVNRYTVVETTIYKAVIKAFVKALANVTRVASVAPFGACFSSKNIRSTRVGPAVPQIDLVLQRKRMHWATFGANSMVQVSNDVVCLGFVDGGSNPRTSIVIGGHQIEDNLLQFDLAKSRLGFSSSLLFRQTTCANFNFTSNIA; encoded by the coding sequence ATGGCTTCCTTATTTCATTTCCTTCTCTTTTGTTCCCTCCTTTTCCTCATCTCCTCCTCCATAACCATAGCCACAACATCCTTTCGTCCCAAAGCTCTTGTTCTTCCTGTCTCCAAGGATGCCTCAACTCTACAATATCTTGCCCAACTAAACCAGAGGACCCCTCTTGTCCCCGTCAAACTAACGGTTGACCTTGGTGGCCAATTCCTTTGGGTAGACTGTGAACAGGGCTATGTCTCATCCACCTACCAACCTGCCCTTTGCGGCTCAGCCCAATGCTTACTTGCTAAGGCTACTATTTTGTGTCAAGACTGCCCCTTTGGCCCTAAGCTAGGGTGCAACAACCACACGTGCAATGTCTACCCAGATAACACCGTGATAGGCACTGCCACAAACGATGAGCTTGCTATAGATGTTGCTTCCATCCAATCCACTGATGGGTCTAACCCCGGCAGGGTGGTTTCAGTGCCCAAGCTCGCCTTCGCTTGTGGCGCCACATTTATCCTAGACCGCCTTGCTAGCGATGTTAAGGGTATGGTTGGCCTTAGAAGGACTGGAGTTTCGTTTCCTTCCCAATTCTCTGCCGCTTTTCGCTTCCGTAGAAAGTTTGCCATTTGCTTGAGTTCTTCAACACGATCCAATGGTGTCATATTCTTCGGCAATGGGCCATATGTTATGCTTCCAAATATCGATGTCTCTAAGTCTCTTATCTACACCCCGCTAATCTTCAACCCCGTAAGTACAGCCTCAGCTTACCAAATAGGTGACCCTTCATTGGAATACTTCATTGGCGTAAAATCCATCAAAATCAACGGAAAATCTGTCCCATTAAATGCAACATTGTTGTCCATTGACAAAAAAGGCTTTGGTGGAACGAAAATCAGCTCCGTTAATCGCTATACCGTCGTGGAGACCACAATCTACAAGGCTGTCATTAAAGCTTTCGTGAAAGCGCTCGCAAATGTCACTAGAGTGGCGTCGGTGGCACCCTTCGGGGCGTGCTTTAGCTCGAAAAACATCCGTAGCACACGCGTTGGGCCGGCAGTGCCCCAGATTGATCTTGTTCTGCAAAGGAAACGCATGCACTGGGCGACCTTTGGCGCAAACTCGATGGTCCAGGTTAGCAATGATGTGGTGTGTTTGGGGTTCGTGGATGGAGGATCAAACCCAAGGACTTCGATTGTGATTGGAGGGCATCAAATAGAGGACAATCTTCTGCAGTTTGATTTAGCCAAATCGAGGCTTGGCTTCAGCTCCTCACTACTTTTCCGGCAAACAACCTGCGCCAACTTCAACTTTACCTCTAATATTGCTTGA